Proteins encoded within one genomic window of Sphingomonas sp. KRR8:
- a CDS encoding fatty acyl-AMP ligase, with protein MQDIGVLDRNSASTLLAPPGATPTIDALPRRIADFATLGEALDYAAQGARGLNFHDARGNLARAYPFAELRVDALAHARRFLALGLSKGDRLALVAETGADFAACFFGAIYAGLWPVPLPLPTSFGGREAYVEQLTVMLTSSDPKLFLYPAELADFASDAAAKRSVEARSWESLADVAPDADAELPAADPQEIAYLQYSSGSTRFPHGVAVTHHALLDNLHAHGIGLQVLETDRCVSWLPWYHDMGLVGCLLSPLSQQISVDYMKTEDFARRPLAWLDLISRNPGTTVSYSPTFGYDICSRRISSQTRASDRFDLSRWRVAGNGADMIRPDVMQAFVDAFADAGFKAQSFCPSYGLAEATLAVSLMPPGEGIRVELVEESELAGAGTPAQERPRRYRAIVNCGKPVKGMTIEIRDADGALVADRQIGKVWVKGASLMVGYYRDEESTDACMKDGWLDTGDMGYLSGGYIFIVGRAKDMIIINGRNHWPQDIEWAVEQLPGFKSGDIAAFAITGPSGEEQPAVLVHCRVSDPQERGRLRDDIRERVRAITGINPVVELVPPRSLPRTSSGKLSRTKARNLYLSGEIVPFDIAA; from the coding sequence ATGCAGGACATCGGCGTGCTCGACCGCAATTCCGCTTCGACTCTCCTCGCCCCTCCGGGCGCGACCCCCACCATCGACGCCTTGCCGCGGCGGATCGCCGACTTCGCGACGCTCGGCGAAGCGCTCGATTATGCGGCGCAGGGCGCGCGCGGGCTCAACTTCCATGACGCCCGCGGCAATCTCGCGCGGGCGTATCCGTTCGCCGAACTGCGGGTCGATGCGCTGGCCCACGCCCGCCGCTTCCTCGCGCTTGGGCTCAGCAAGGGCGACCGGCTTGCCCTGGTGGCGGAGACCGGCGCTGATTTCGCCGCCTGCTTCTTCGGCGCCATCTACGCCGGCCTGTGGCCCGTGCCGCTGCCCCTGCCGACCAGCTTTGGCGGGCGTGAGGCCTATGTCGAACAGCTGACCGTGATGCTGACCAGCAGCGACCCCAAGCTGTTCCTCTATCCGGCCGAGCTTGCCGACTTCGCGAGCGACGCGGCAGCCAAGCGCTCGGTCGAGGCGCGTTCGTGGGAAAGCCTGGCGGACGTTGCTCCCGACGCCGACGCCGAGCTTCCGGCCGCCGATCCGCAGGAAATCGCCTACCTGCAATATTCCAGCGGTTCGACCCGCTTCCCGCACGGGGTCGCCGTCACGCACCACGCGCTGCTCGACAACCTCCACGCCCACGGCATCGGCCTGCAGGTGCTGGAAACCGACCGCTGCGTCAGCTGGCTGCCGTGGTACCATGACATGGGCCTGGTCGGCTGCCTGCTCTCGCCGCTGTCGCAGCAGATTTCGGTCGATTACATGAAGACCGAGGATTTCGCCCGCCGTCCGCTCGCCTGGCTCGACCTCATCAGCCGCAATCCCGGAACCACTGTCAGCTACTCGCCGACCTTCGGCTACGACATCTGCTCGCGGCGGATCTCATCCCAGACCCGTGCGTCCGACCGCTTCGACCTGTCGCGCTGGCGGGTGGCGGGCAATGGCGCAGACATGATCCGTCCGGACGTGATGCAGGCGTTCGTCGACGCCTTCGCCGATGCCGGCTTCAAGGCCCAGTCCTTCTGCCCCAGCTACGGCCTGGCCGAAGCGACCCTCGCGGTCAGCCTGATGCCCCCGGGCGAGGGCATCCGGGTCGAGCTGGTGGAGGAAAGCGAACTCGCCGGCGCCGGCACCCCCGCTCAGGAGCGGCCGCGCCGCTATCGGGCGATCGTCAATTGCGGCAAGCCCGTGAAGGGCATGACCATCGAGATCCGCGACGCGGATGGTGCGTTGGTGGCCGACCGCCAGATCGGCAAGGTCTGGGTCAAGGGCGCCAGCCTGATGGTCGGTTATTACCGCGACGAGGAATCGACCGACGCCTGCATGAAGGACGGTTGGCTCGACACCGGCGACATGGGTTATCTGTCCGGCGGCTACATCTTCATCGTTGGCCGAGCCAAGGACATGATCATCATCAACGGCCGCAACCACTGGCCGCAGGACATCGAGTGGGCGGTGGAGCAGCTGCCGGGCTTCAAGTCGGGCGACATCGCCGCCTTCGCCATCACCGGTCCCAGCGGTGAGGAGCAGCCGGCCGTGCTGGTCCACTGCCGCGTTTCCGACCCGCAGGAGCGCGGCCGCCTGCGCGACGACATCCGCGAGCGCGTCCGTGCCATTACCGGCATCAACCCGGTGGTGGAGCTGGTGCCGCCGCGCAGCCTGCCGCGCACCAGTTCGGGCAAGCTGTCGCGCACCAAGGCCCGCAACCTCTACCTGTCAGGGGAGATCGTCCCCTTCGACATCGCGGCCTGA